The DNA region GAGCTAAACCATAAGTTACCCCTTTCGTCTTCCAGAATGGCATATATTAAGTTATTGGCCATGCCGTCCTGTTCTGTATAAGTTGTAAATTTTCCGGAACGGGGGTCAAAACGATTGAGGCCATCAATGGTGCCAATCCAGATATAACCGGACTCATCTTCATGTAAGCATAAAATTTCATTATTTACCAAACAGTTCGAACATGTAAGCGAGTCCCTGGTGAATTGTTCAAACCCTTTGCCTGTGCCCAGGTATTTATTTAATCCTTTATTTGTAGCCACCCAAAGGGTATCGTGGCTATCTACCATAACGTCGTATACCAGGCTGGAAGTTAAAGACGTGGTATCAGAACCATTCCCGTAAAAACTTTTTAAGTTTTGATTGTCGTAAACGTGAAGTCCGTTTCGGGTACCGAACCAGATTCTCCCCTTCTGATCCTGATCAATAGAATACACCCGGTTTTTATCGAATATTTGCCTGGCACGTGGTGGTTCAAAAGAATAAAATGACTGGTCATTCAAATCATACAGGGATACACCCTGTTCTGTGCCGATCCACAGCCGTTTTCTGCTATCGGCCAACAGGGCATGCACATCATTACCCGGTATATATGGGTGTTTAAGGGTAAACCTTTCCAATTGAAATGACTTTCTGTCCAACCTATACAGTCCATTATTCCAGGTGCCTACCCAAATTCTGTCATATTGATCTTTATAAATAGAAGCAATAAGATTATCAACAAATAATGGCTGATTATCATCCCTGTTTTTATAAAGCCTGAAATCTTTCAGATTCTTCTGTAATTTTACCAATCCCTGTAAAGTGCCTACCCATAATATTTTGGAATTAAAATTACTTATTTTGTTAATTTGGATATCCGTTAATCCTGAAGAAGTATGCAATAAATTACCGGGGTTTTCGAAAGTGCCTTTGTGCGCTTTAAACAAATATAAACCTGCATCGGTTCCCACCCAAAATAAGCCCTCCTCGTCAACGCATATATCATTGATGCTATTTATCCCACGGTTTTTGTTTAGGCTATCCAGATAATACCGCTGGAATTCACCCGTCGTCCTGTTGTATTTGTTAAGTCCTTTATCTGTGCCAATCCACAGGACACCAGAAGTGTCCTCATATATATCCTGAATGGTATTGTTGCTTAATGTTCCTGTGTCGGACTGATAATGGGTAAAACGCTCCAGTGTATCATTAAAATAATTCAATCCATCTTTTGTACCTATCCAAAGTTTACCCGTGTGATCCCTCAAAATGGCAAAATTGTTATCCCCTTCATAGTAGTTTGAATCATCTGCAAAATGCCTGAAACTCTCAAATTCTCCCGTTGCGGTGTGATAACGTGTAAGATAATGCATGGTTTTAATCCAGATGAAACCCTGATCATCCTGGTATAAATTAAATACCTGATTTTCTGGGATACTATTACCACCAGAATCAGCCAGAAAGATTTCAAAGTTTCCATTTTTGGAATTATACCTGTTCAAACCATAATTTGTGGCAATCCATAATTCACCGGACTTGGTTTCGATAATATCATTAATACGATTGTGCGAGAGAGAATTGGTGTCAGAAGAATTGTTTTTAAATTTTTTGAACCCGTATCCATCGAAACGATTGAGTCCATCCTGGGTTCCTATCCACAAAAACCCCCGGTTATCTTTTAGGAGACAGGTAACGCTCGATTGAGAAAGGCCTTCATTGACATTGAAATTATCAGTATGGATAAGCTGAGCATACATTTCACCAATAACGGTAAGCATCAGTAAAATTAACAAATATAATTTCTTTAAGCTTCTACGATAGGAATCATATTTTCGGAACTGTAAAAAAATCACCATTATTCAGTTGCGCTATTATTTGACCCGCAATGTCCCCTGAAACCCGCATGCAGCATACTTCCCAACAAGAGTGATGGCTAATACGCGGGTTCCATGGTTATACGCGCGGTATTTGTAAATTTGGCAGATGAATCAATATGACATTCATACCCTTAATAAACTGTTAAGCCAATGATTTTATAATATTGATGAATTCGTCAATTGAAGCCAAATACCATCCGGTTTTAATCTGTAAATATACATAAATCATGATCATCTTATTCGATTATTCTTACTCTAACCCGAATTATTCTTGAATAATTCTGAATAAAAAATCCGCAGAAAATAAAATTCCTGCGGATGCAAAAAAGGTTTCATACTTCCGCCTCAGTTTACCTGATGTATTTAAAATCCTTACCGGGAAATCTGGCTGAGTCTCCCAGAATCTCCTCAATTCTTAACAACTGGTTGTATTTGGCAATCCGGTCAGACCTGGAAGCTGAACCGGTTTTGATCAATCCCGTGTTCAATGCAACAGCCAAATCTGCAATAAATGTATCTTCGGTTTCACCGGAACGATGGCTTATAACTGAAGTAAAGGAATTAACGGATGCCATCTGAACCGCATTGATGGTCTCGGTAAGGGTACCTATCTGATTCACTTTAATCAGAATGGAATTGGCAACATTTTCTCTGATACCCCTTGCCAGACGGTTGGTATTGGTAACAAACAGGTCATCGCCCACCAACTGAACCTTGTCACCCAATTCGGAATTAAGCTGTTGCCAACCTTCCCAGTCATCCTGATCAAGTCCGTCTTCAATAGAAACAATGGGGTATTTTTCAGCCCATTGCTTCCAGTAATCCACCATATCTTTGGGGCTAAGCTCCTGATTGACTGACTGGAGAAAATATACCCCTTTATCCTGATTATAGAATTCAGAGGCTGCAGGGTCCAGCGCTATAAAAATATCCTCACCGGGTTTATAACCAGCCCTTTCAATGGCTTTCAATACAGTTTCTATGGCCTCTTCATTAGATCTCAGATTGGGGGCAAATCCTCCTTCGTCTCCTACATTAGTAGAATAGCCAGATTCTTTTAACACTTTTTTCAGATTCTGGAATACCTCCGAACCCATTCTGAGCGATTCACTGAAGGATGGAGCATTCACAGGCATAATCATGAACTCCTGTATATCAATATTGTTATCGGCATGTTCCCCGCCATTAAGTATGTTCATCATGGGTATGGGAAGGGTATTGGCATTCACTCCACCAATGTATCTAAACAAGGGCAATCCGTAATCCATAGCGGCAGCTTTTGCAACAGCCAGGGAAACGCCCAGTATGGCATTAGCACCCAAATTGGCCTTATTTTCAGTACCATCTAACTCATTCAACTTGTTATCGATGAAGTTTTGCTCTTCCACGTATTGTCCAATAAGATGGTCTTTGATTTTACTATGGATATTATTCACTGCATTGCTCACACCCTTGCCAACATAGCGATTTTTATCATCATCTCGCAGCTCAACTGCTTCATAAACACCGGTGGAGGCGCCTGAAGGTACAGCCGCAGACCCTACACTACCATAATCGGTAATGACATCAACTTCTACCGTCGGATTCCCTCTTGAATCCAAAATTTCTCTGGCCAGAATATCTACTATTTTGCTCATAGTTAAAATGATTTATTTATTTTGAACATCATGAATTGTCGTTTCAAATTTATTCAATAAAATTTATAATGCCATAATAATCTAAACAATCTAAAAAAAGGGATGACTAACAGCCATCCCTCCCTGATTATACCTAATAAACAAGGCTAAGATTACAAAGCTATT from Bacteroidales bacterium includes:
- a CDS encoding SpoIIE family protein phosphatase, encoding MLILLMLTVIGEMYAQLIHTDNFNVNEGLSQSSVTCLLKDNRGFLWIGTQDGLNRFDGYGFKKFKNNSSDTNSLSHNRINDIIETKSGELWIATNYGLNRYNSKNGNFEIFLADSGGNSIPENQVFNLYQDDQGFIWIKTMHYLTRYHTATGEFESFRHFADDSNYYEGDNNFAILRDHTGKLWIGTKDGLNYFNDTLERFTHYQSDTGTLSNNTIQDIYEDTSGVLWIGTDKGLNKYNRTTGEFQRYYLDSLNKNRGINSINDICVDEEGLFWVGTDAGLYLFKAHKGTFENPGNLLHTSSGLTDIQINKISNFNSKILWVGTLQGLVKLQKNLKDFRLYKNRDDNQPLFVDNLIASIYKDQYDRIWVGTWNNGLYRLDRKSFQLERFTLKHPYIPGNDVHALLADSRKRLWIGTEQGVSLYDLNDQSFYSFEPPRARQIFDKNRVYSIDQDQKGRIWFGTRNGLHVYDNQNLKSFYGNGSDTTSLTSSLVYDVMVDSHDTLWVATNKGLNKYLGTGKGFEQFTRDSLTCSNCLVNNEILCLHEDESGYIWIGTIDGLNRFDPRSGKFTTYTEQDGMANNLIYAILEDERGNLWFSSNRGITKFNPHSENFVNFDVYDGLQDYEFNHLAAYKAGDGEMFFGGISGLNSFYPDSINLYPHIPDIEITSVEVITNKKKTIHDFMVSDTISVTPSNSLITIEFASMDFVQPSRNKYAYKLEGVEDEWVNIGTRRYATFSNLAPGDYIFRVKGSNRDNVWNEEGTSLFIRVETPLWQEDWALLLYGILGIALVLSVIHWRTLRLRKTNLQLKEQERIAQQVARQKEELSLKNRNITDSLLYAKRIQEALLPTDDTLESQIKNSFILYKPKDIVSGDFYWINEKNDKLFLAVVDCTGHGVPGAFMSIIGVELFDNIINDRGITEPEYILYEMNKGISSTLSKDAKNRQSLHDGMDIALCVIDKKKRELTFAGAFRPLYLLRENKIEEIKGGRFSVGSHDDLTDVHEITQQTFDLEKYDMVYLFTDGYADQFGGPEGKKYKYRRFRHLLLNIHKLPVEQQQYYLRKSIEDWMGDQEQVDDILILGFNPQTIGDENTRQ
- the eno gene encoding phosphopyruvate hydratase, whose product is MSKIVDILAREILDSRGNPTVEVDVITDYGSVGSAAVPSGASTGVYEAVELRDDDKNRYVGKGVSNAVNNIHSKIKDHLIGQYVEEQNFIDNKLNELDGTENKANLGANAILGVSLAVAKAAAMDYGLPLFRYIGGVNANTLPIPMMNILNGGEHADNNIDIQEFMIMPVNAPSFSESLRMGSEVFQNLKKVLKESGYSTNVGDEGGFAPNLRSNEEAIETVLKAIERAGYKPGEDIFIALDPAASEFYNQDKGVYFLQSVNQELSPKDMVDYWKQWAEKYPIVSIEDGLDQDDWEGWQQLNSELGDKVQLVGDDLFVTNTNRLARGIRENVANSILIKVNQIGTLTETINAVQMASVNSFTSVISHRSGETEDTFIADLAVALNTGLIKTGSASRSDRIAKYNQLLRIEEILGDSARFPGKDFKYIR